In Cicer arietinum cultivar CDC Frontier isolate Library 1 chromosome 7, Cicar.CDCFrontier_v2.0, whole genome shotgun sequence, the genomic window GGTTAtctattttccatttttttttatcctacCATGAAAAATTACTCTTGTCACATTTTATTTGGATTTTTCATGCCCCTTTTGTTTCTCCAACTTTTTCTTATTTACTTTTATGGCTTGTTTGCAGGGTGATTATGAGTGCTTTGGATCGTTGTTGAGACTTGAGAGAGAGGAAGTAAGATGTTTGTGTACATAAGATAACACTGATTCCAAATTCTAAGGGGAATCACATGGCatctaaattaatatatattattaataataataataataatttgtgtatatattatatattactatATGAAATATGAGTacatgtaaataataaaatggcTCAGATGATAGCATGAGATCTTAGGGTGTAAAGAAAGTCACCAGAAGGGTGTTTgtatatattatgttttttttttttttttctttctcattttaTGAGTTTTTGGCTGTTGACTATTGTAAATATGGATTATGCACGGGAACTCAATGAAGCttgaaatttattatatttttgttattgttaaaCCTCTTTTGCTTAGTGCTTTATGCTACAATACAATTTGATTTGAATATAAGCGGGTTTTTTTATAGAAGATATTTTAGTGTCAATGCTCATAGATATTTTCATGCTTAGTTGCTCCCCCCagtttaagatatttgaattcTCCATTGATGTAATAATTTTAGGTAATGTAGAGTagtatatattgaataaaacgACTCAATGTTATCATGGGGATGTAGCTCACATGGTAGAGCGCTCGCTTTGCATGCGAGAGGTACGGGGTTCGATACCCCGCATCTCCATTTTTTTGAGTATTTCTGTCTCTATTTGTATGAACCCATGACTGTGCCAAACTGCTCCGTACTTTGGAGTTTGAAAATACATACACGCGATTTACTTTACTAAACAGGAAACAAACTTCACGTCACGCTACTAAACATGTAAAAACCAAAACAACACAAAAACACGCCGTAAACACCGCTTCCTCTACGCcatcattcaaaaatatttcaatagtCAATACAATTCattgttaaaaacaaattttaaataattaaatacatttttttttaactatttgatgtaattttagtttttctatttttatttcatcacaaaattgatctttttattttaaaaattaatattttgatatattttaaattatatggcACAAAACCATGTAGATGtattaataattcatatatatcattgtttaaattatataaaaaaataaaaataaaactttatgcAGTTGAAAGTCAAGTTCTAGAGGACTTTTATTGCAATTTATTGAATGTTAGTTATTTTACATCATCATATCATAAGTTACTTTATGTAAAACATGTTACATTGCTATTTTTTAGTTAACAAATcagaataaaaacaaaatttgtttgattttaaaattaggaTGATCGATttcataaattgataaaaatagaggACTACAActgcaattaaatttaaatattttattagaatGTCAACTAGATGTATACTAAAAACTACTCATTTCCTATATTACCCTACTCTTTGATGTGGGAATAGGTTCTGTTGCCCACTGAATTGTCAATTAAACTCTAAAGTTTATCTTAGAAACTCACTACTAAAGCCCTTAATACTAACCTTTTATCGAGATGATTTTTTAAGGTTCCGATCCATCAATTATGTGACTTTAAGTGAGGAGTTCATAAACTCAATGTTTTGtcaattgaaattttttctgaaaactttttgaaatttgtttttctcaaaaaaaaaatatcaaataataatttctaaacaaatcaaaaaaaactttttttttcttgtaaaaaatcagaaaaaaaatttaaatagtttttttaaaaagtatcaAAAGATATGTTTATAGACTCACTTAACCTACATAATTTTTAGGAATTTTAGACGCGTGGGACATTTTTAGTTATGAAGTTTTTTTGCCCTTTCATTTTGTGGACTAGAATCAATAATGAATGAACTTGTCACTTGTGAAATTGAGACATATACTTACACCATAAGTTAGtttttttatagatgaaatGATATAAGTACGGCTATAAATTTACACACAATTGTGAGACATAAGTTTCGAATTTAACACATGATGTTCAATCTAACAAGATTGATATTTGCTAGTTGAGTTAGGATTTaagaatatattaattttttaaaatattaattatgagttttaaaaaatgatttcatatatataattatcaatataaaaaaagttacactatcaattaattataataattatataataacatttgaattttgttataactatttataaaataatatataacttGTGTAAAAAAAcctatatacataaaaattaaaatcttaaaaatttaaaaagaatattaatatGTGTCATTAAGACACTtttgatatattaaatatagaaatatttttattaaaaattatacatttttttcaaaaatactctagattatattttctaaatatataattatatttattattttaaaaatgtttaatttttttaaatatataaatataactacTATtcgtaaaatatttaatgtgtcgttaaaaatttaaaatattacgaGTTGTTTTCATGTCTACAAAAtctagaataaaaaaaaatctaaaacggTGATAAATGAAGAGGGTAAACTGGGGGTATTTGATTGGTAATTAGGGAACAGAAACGTAACTAACGTAGAAGTTATCGTCAAACTCGTGAACAAACCAGGCCACTAGATAGTAGATACCCACTGTGCCGGTGACGGAGTTTTCGTACCAATCCAATCAGAGTCTTCCACGTCAATACTCTCTCCTCTCTCATCTTCCACGTGTCAACGGTCACCGTCAACTCACCCTCTTCCGTCAATCCAAAAAACGTTCCCGGTTtcaatataataacaaaaataaacaaacaaagcACGAAAAGGCGTCGGTGTATTCATTCTCGCCggccaaaattaaaaataaacaaattaaaaccctaatttctttctctctatctctctttctctctccttCTTTGTTTTCACGGTAGATCGGCGGCGAGGAGATTATGGACGACGACGAGATCCAATCGCATTCGTCTCCGGCGAGTGGATCCCCGGCGTCGTCTCCTGGAGCAATCGGTCGGATTTCGGTAACGGTTGCGGCACCGGCACCGATGGAACAGCCGGCCGCGAACAGCTATGCATTAGCGCTTCCGATTCAGAACCAGACGAGAGGAAACAACGGCGGAGGGAGGGAAGATTGCTGGAGCGAAGGCGCAACGGCGATTCTGATCGAAGCTTGGGGCGAGAGGTATCTGGAATTGAGCAGAGGGAATCTGAAGCAAAAGCATTGGAAGGAGGTTGCGGAGATCGTGAACGGCAGAGAGGATTACGTTAAAGTACCTAAAACCGACATCCAGTGCAAAAACCGGATCGACACGGTGAAAAAGAAGTACAAATCGGAGAAAGCTAAGATAGCCGCCGGAGGCATCATCACCACCAGCAAATGGCCGTTTTATGATAAATTAGATCATTTAATCGGTCCAGCCGCCAAGATCTCCGGCGTCTCCGCGACCGGAAAGAGTAATTTGCCACAGCAAAAAGTTCCGGTCGGCTTTCGCCCGAATCAGTTTAATCCTGAAAAGAAAATTCAGCATCAACAAGTTGATTTAAAGTACCAGAAGGTTCATCTCCGACCAAGAGTTCCTCCGGTGGATTCCGATTCATCAGAAAAGGAAGCGTTATCGCCGATTTCGAGCGATAGTTTTCCGCCGGAAGGCTGCGAGAGGAAGAGAGCGAAGGTGATGAAAGGAAGGAAGGGAAAAGGTTGGGGAAGTTCGGTGATGGAATTGACTGATGCGATTGTGAAATTTGGTGAAGCTTATGAACAAGCGGAGACATCGAAGTTGCAGCAGTTGGTGGAGATGGAGAAGCAGAGGATGAAATTTGCAAAGGATTTGGAGTTGCAAAGAATGCAGTTTTTCATGAAAACTCAGATGGAGATTTCTCAGCTTAAGCTTGGGAAAAAAAGTTGCAACACAAGCAAAAATCATAGCAACAACAATGAAAATAGCAacaataatcataatcataataataatagtgataatcataataataatagtgaTAGTGAATGAGTGATAGCTAGATTAAGGTTAGATTTCAATGCAAATTCAAATTAGCCTTGTATGTGTTTAGTTTGTGGATTAATTTATCCATTAATTGTTATAGTTAACTTAGTGGGATTgctgcaaaaataaaataaaaatNNNNNNNNNNNNNNNNNNNNNNNNNNNNNNNNNNNNNNNNNNNNNNNNNNNNNNNNNNNNNNNNNNNNNNNNNNNNNNNNNNNNNNNNNNNNNNNNNNNNNNNNNNNNNNNNNNNNNNNNNNNNNNNNNNNNNNNNNNNNNNNNNNNNNNNNNNNNNNNNNNNNNNNNNNNNNNNNNNNNNNNNNNNNNNNNNNNNNNNNNNNNNNNNNNNNNNNNNNNNNNNNNNNNNNNNNNNNNNNNNNNNNNNNNNNNNNNNNNNNNNNNNNNNNNNNNNNNNNNNNNNNNNNNNNNNNNNNNNNNNNNNNNNNNNNNNNNNATATCATATCATTGTATCAGATGTACATCACTTGTAATGTGTAATAACAACACCATTCTGAGTTATTATCAGTATCAGGGATCATGTCATTGTTGATAGGCTCTATTTTGATACTATGTACATATTGTATATGCTGATATGCAAATTGATTATTGATGGATATACTAATTTAGCACatcttgaatttgataaaattaatatcgTGAAAGTTTATCAACTCCTGAGATGTTTGTATTCTTCTTTTGTATATTGGAACATTAGTTTAATTACTGTTACATGAAAGTTTTGGTTACTTTCTTAAAACACTAAAATATATCATCAAAGTTTGCATTATGTACTAGACTAGATAGTGAAAGAGCAGCACTTAGTGTTACCCCTGCTCCCTCTGAATTTAATTATACGTATTTGGTTCACGagtcttacatatatatatattagtactAGATAGAAACTCCACGTGGCATAAAGATAAATATGCACAAAATGACCAGATGgatttatgatattattaagAAAGATGTAGATATTATTAGATTGACTATTATATTATAGGTTCAAACTTCACTATTATATgcgagtttttttttataactattttataaaacaaaaatactaaTATCATAGTAAGGACTTAAATTGACaagattattaataatttttaatgatgAACAGACAATCCATTTTCCAAATCAAGAGTGTATAACTATATAGTGTCATTTTCCTTAAAATGTCAGTAAATGCATTGCAATATCTTGTTTTGAATTTAGGAACCAAAGTTATGATGAAGTGCTCCAAGATGCTCTATTTTTGTTGAGTTTCTATAAACTTATTCCACACCccaaaaaaaaagtctatttaATTGAGTATGATCTTTTGTGTGAACATTAAGAGAAGTAATATTGTTCCACTGGGCTATGATTAAGAAAAAAAGTGGGTGTATGGCGATACCCATCTTCTATATtggtgaataaaaaaataagtggTGATTTGGAGTTAAATCTAGGTTAGACTctacacatttttttataaaaagtatgAAAGGTTAGTTGTTATTTTGTTAGTtgattaattagtttaatttatgATCTACTTATCACTTTAAtttctatattattatttaaaagtatGGATCCACCTTATCATTCTTTACAATATCatcatattaataatcaaatttgGATATGAATTAATAAGATTAAAAGCTCCAAGTTATAATTAGGCAGTGTATTTATTAATGAGtaaatagattttttaatttctcaaagTTGTAAAATGGAAATttacactaaaaaaaaatattaatcaatttaatcatttatttaaattttgcaCCATAACTTTCATGATTCAATtaatgtttattaaataaatattttgaaaagagtaactaaattgatattttttatttaaggaatTAAATATTCTTTCAACTTTATAATTTCAATATGAATTGTACAATGAACCACTTGATAGAtatataattgaatataatgtaaaaatacatatataatataaataaattatggttaaataaatttttaatctctttaaaatttcaacacttCAACTTTAgtttctgaagaaaaaaaaatagttccTATAAAATTAGTCTGCATGTAATTTTAGTTTGTTGTTaagtcaatatatattttttaattaatttttgtagaaaattttataacattataaaaagtttGTCCACAAAAAATTAGCTTATTCGATTTCTATATACATATGTTcgttaattttttgtttggttttttatattttaaaagttcatatataattcatttcaagttaaaaaattctaaatttgtaTAAACGaatttcttgtaattttttaaacatggttgcaaaaatcattaaaaaatacaatgagATATGAGTTCAATAAAGACATGATGATACAAAGACAAAACTGAGTTGGTCATAAGATTAAAATTTAACCAAGAAATAATTCATAGCTTGTATAATATGAATAAcactttttataataaaaaaatgacgaagttttttttttattaaacaaatatagACTATTTATATAATCACCATCAAACGACATGCGGAGCTATTGTTTTCACAATTATTTGTTAGATATTGTAAGTGGTGTTCAAAAATATGCTAATAGCACAACTTAATATTCATCTTTCCACTCTAATAAAAAAGTTGGTGGTCAAATAATATTTGGCAATACAACTTATTTCTTATTCGACTTTAGAGTATGTAGACCATAAATGTGAGTTGAGGTCATATTTGAGTATTATTTCAGATATagtgaaattaatattaaataataataacaataataataatgtaaattaaTCCTTTgtctgtaaaataatttaagacgTGATGGATAATCTGAAGGATAACTCGATCTTCTTTCTATTGTGTCCTTGTCTTGTCTCAATTTTTTGTCCTTATTTCTTTTTTGGACCATACTTAACCTAAACCTTACGGGCCAAGACGAGTTGATGGACCAACTCGAATTTTGTATATTCCTagtttcaacaaaaattaaaacatcatgaaaactaaaattgaaatgttaAAATTTGATAGGaccttaaaatatattttacccaTAAAAGGGACTTGAATTGCATACACTTTTCAAATTGCATTTGGTCAGAGTTTTCTAGTCATCCGATCAAGTCCAATAGTTTGAATTCAaaacaagttaattattttaaaaaatcgagCTATAAACTAAAATTACACAATCTTGATCGAACGATTAAAATAATCTTGACTACATGATTGCGTGTATCTTGATTTCGATAAAAGTATTTGTATGTTACTACTCTACTCCTTTTTATAagtatttatagttttttttcacatatattaaaaaaataattaataaatttaatatatttattttatatgttgatctttctaaaataatttttataattacgTGTCAAATctgaatatttcaaaatttaaaattaattaataattttattaaagattcaGTAAAGAAAAAATCATATGTGCGTCTGGTAATTTGAAAgagtttatatttaattagtacAGGGACTTTGAAAGTATGAGTAGTTGTCTCGTTGAGGACTCCTTCAAGTGTTggtaaagttattatttaattttctaacaaaatgacaCGCGTTGTATTCCAATTGGATAGGCAAATTCCTTAGCAAAACAAATCAACGAAGACAGGAGGACTTTCCACTCCATCTCCAATTCTCCATCCATAATACCTGCTTTGAAAGTGAACCATCGCAACTCTGTTCATAAATCAACAGACACACataaaatggttttttttttttacgtccTCGTTTTGATCTCTCTCTATTTAATAGGTTAGTTGTGAAAGAATGACACGTTGTATttcacataattatttataacatttaatttaaaattaaagactaaactaatatatatttaaaaaaattaaaattaatttaaatttttatctgaatttaaaataacaaggttcaaaataatctttttacATGTGATACTTGAGGCAAATATGAATGAAGGGCCAATTGGTTGATTCACATGTGAGGAATTTTTGTTCTAAACTGCATGGTTGAAGAATTTCAGGCCCTTTTTGACGTATAGAAGACATCCATACTAGATTTACTTTCTTATATCTAATTTGTTGGCTTTGCCAAATAGAAGTTAGGTACCTTTGTCATTTTCAATTGTATTAAAAGTAGGTAGTGAATTTCCTTCGTCAATTTTATACATGTTGatgttcttaaaatattttttataatatacatGTATTCACATCTTTTAACATAATTGACACGTCTTGtgtcctttaaaaaaaatcataataataataaataaaaataaactcaacTTCACTCACTCTTATTCTCTTTCCATTTCATTTTCTCATTTTCTCCTATTTCTTCTCTCTCTTTCGGAAGAACACTCCCCTTCccccatttttgttgttgtcgtttttttctttcttttccttcccTTCTCTTGTTTCTTCTCACCCTATTACTCAAACTCTTAACCCTTAAAAGGGATTTAATATCCCCACAAGCATAATTTCTCAAactcatataaattcttttggTTGGGATTTTTGGGTTAGAGTTTGTGTTCTAAGGAAGGAAAATGATACCCTTGAGAGTTGTTTATTGAAATtcattgaggtaaatgcacaactctaatcctagtatgaattcatagaaaaatgcAGTTTTGAGTACaaatcttattttgtgcttagagtatatttaaatgattttcatggtttcctagagttagTTAAACTtaagaataaatttttctaaagtcttggaaatatttttgatactcagatttgtcaactGAGACCTTGTTGGCTACTCTAAGAGTTGTTGAagagcaaacttagacgattctccatagttgtgagttgacgacgatcatcgtcatatatttttataatgctattattattattattatacttgttttctatattaaagtatttattgaaaaatttggggaacacaatctttgaattttatctcaatttcgtcaattatttaatttaacggtcgttattatataatatgttattcgTTTGATTTACTTAtgagttaaaatatttaaatcttgAATTATTATTCGATTGAGTATGTTTTTCATGAATTAcaatgaaatgattttaaatacgtattttgagaaatcgttgttataattattaaatcgttaactgcattaggtgcacctagttacctcgtttTGATTGGGGAGATTTACCCGTTAGATGGAGTCGcccctatgagaaatgtcatccgtaggaggagagggctatcaacgcgatgtaagctccctaattgatacgtGATGATGCGTTACAGGATTGAGAGGAGAAGATTATCCGTTAGATGGCGCCACCCCTTAGAGAAAGACCGCCCTTAGGAGGAAATgactatcaatgagatgaagtcACCTCTTGGTTctcaaaaatttgtatttttacttgttgattttctatgatgattttaaggttattcattttgatttcgtttcACTATTAATTGAATTGTTAATATTTCTATATGaacaactaaattatttataagattAATGAATTTACTATGTGTATGGGATAATCGCCACCAGATTGTGAAATAGTCATTCGTGCCTTTTTGTGTCtcccttctaattgatggtggttgttgtcccCTCACTAGGTTATGTTATTTGAAGTATGactgaattgaaagttgaacAGGGATTCTATAAGTTTTGAAATGTTACatttacagaggatactctaTCGAAATTTCGagtaaaaagtatatatatttttgaaatggttagagaacggtttagttgtttaattgttgagttagttgataggcttgctagactaggagtatagcttgtgcaCCGGTCACAACATTTAAATTTCGAGTCgtgataataataaaagatttacttgaaaaaaatacgataaatgtatttaataatttgaaagaaaattataaatagtgCTTATTATTAAggatagaaatataatattctaaacTATTTCTTTGGATTTATGGTGAATAttactttaacaaaaaaaaattgttttaaaacaaatgtcacatttagtttttaatgtaataaatattaattatttttcttaaagtgtaccatctaattaatattatatatattgttctCAAATCATTACTCCATTTGTtccaaaatatttcaaaataataatatttttttaatgcaaactgatgattatttttttctttctaattctatccctaaatatatattgaatacataacttttaagttattataatcttccattcatttatgattttttttttatttatgtgtgaAAAAATTAGGGCgacaatcattttaaaataaaagaagtatattttattttatatttatgatagtaaaaaatatatcaattattaataaaaaataatttgataaaattattattcatttttttcaatttatagttatttaaaaaaattattttttcatgcaaaactcattatttttttttttcatccatTAACAAATGTCCTTaagtcacttttttttttaaagatgttCTTAGAACACTTAGCATGATGGTTTGTGTTATGATATGTTTTACTTATGCTGCTATATATTATCACCAAGACTCAAATATTGCCACTTTTTTCCCTATGGCGCTAAAATATAGTCACtttttttgaaagtttattattttaaataatatgcgCCTCTACTTTATCTTGATTATTCCTTAATTGTCAACTAATATTTCAATAAGTATTAAATGTTTCATAATTTTCGTGTAATTTGATTTGCTGAAAAAATGctaaaaagttatatattgaGAGAATATGATGTttgttttcaaaagaaataaag contains:
- the LOC101508093 gene encoding trihelix transcription factor ASIL2; this translates as MDDDEIQSHSSPASGSPASSPGAIGRISVTVAAPAPMEQPAANSYALALPIQNQTRGNNGGGREDCWSEGATAILIEAWGERYLELSRGNLKQKHWKEVAEIVNGREDYVKVPKTDIQCKNRIDTVKKKYKSEKAKIAAGGIITTSKWPFYDKLDHLIGPAAKISGVSATGKSNLPQQKVPVGFRPNQFNPEKKIQHQQVDLKYQKVHLRPRVPPVDSDSSEKEALSPISSDSFPPEGCERKRAKVMKGRKGKGWGSSVMELTDAIVKFGEAYEQAETSKLQQLVEMEKQRMKFAKDLELQRMQFFMKTQMEISQLKLGKKSCNTSKNHSNNNENSNNNHNHNNNSDNHNNNSDSE